The Streptomyces venezuelae genomic interval GCGGTCCTCGACAGCGACGACGACGGTCTTGTCCATCTTGTCGCTGACGACCAGGCCCTCGCGGACCTTGCGAGCGTTGCGCTCGGTCTTCTCAGTCACGTTGCTCTCGCTCATCAGGCGTTCTCCACCGTCTCGATGCCCAGCTCACGCTCACGCATCAGGGTGTAGATCCGGGCGATGTCCTTACGGACGGACTTGAGCCGGCCGTGGTTCTCGAGCTGGCCCGTCGCCGCCTGGAAGCGGAGGTTGAACAGCTCTTCCTTGGCCTCGCGGAGCTTGTTGAGAAGCTCCTCGTTGCCCAGCTCGCGCAGCTCGGACGCCTTGGTACCGGCCGACATCACAGCTCACCTGCTTCGCGCTTAACGATCTTGCACTTCATCGGCAGCTTGTGGGCCGCACGGGTCAGGGCCTCGCGCGCGATCTTCTCGTTCGGGTAGGACAGTTCGAACATCACCCGACCCGGCTTGACGTTCGCGATCCACCACTCCGGAGAACCCTTACCGGAACCCATGCGGGTCTCGGCGGGCTTCTTCGTCAGGGGACGGTCCGGGTAGATGTTGATCCAGACCTTGCCGCCACGCTTGATGTGGCGGGTCATCGCGATACGAGCAGCCTCGATCTGGCGGTTCGTCACGTACGCCGGCGTGAGGGCCTGAATGCCGTACTCGCCGAACGCAACCTGCGTACCACCCTTGCTCATACCCGAGCGCTTGGGGTGGTGCTGCTTGCGGTGCTTGACCCTACGGGGGATCAGCATTTCGGTCAGGCCTCCGTTCCGGTGCTCTCAGCCGGAGCAGCGGCGGCAGCCTCGGCCTTGGGGGCCTCGGCGGCCGGAGCCGACTGCTGCGGCTTGCGGCCGCGGCCGCCACGCTCGCCACCACGGCCACCACGGCCGGCCGGGCGGTCGCCAGCGCCGGCACCACGGGCCGGGCGGTTACCCGCACGGGCCGCAGCGTTCTCGGCGCGGACCTCGGCGATGTTCTTGACGTCGCCCTTGTAGATCCAGACCTTGACGCCAATGCGACCGAAGGTCGTCTTGGCCTCGAAGAAGCCGTAGTCCACGTTCGCGCGGAGCGTGTGCAGCGGCACACGACCCTCGCGGTAGAACTCCGAGCGGGACATCTCGGCGCCGCCGAGACGACCGCCACACTGGATCTTGATGCCCTTGGCGCCGGCCTTCATCGTGCCCTGCATGCTCTTACGCATGGCGCGACGGAAGGAGACGCGGGAGGAGAGCTGCTCGGCAACGGCCTGAGCAACCAGCTGAGCGTCCATCTCGGGGTTCTTGACCTCGAGGATGTTCAGCTGGACCTGCTTGCCCGTGAGCTTCTCGAGGTCACCGCGGATGCGGTCGGCCTCGGCGCCACGGCGGCCGATGACGATGCCGGGACGCGCGGTGTGGATGTCCACCCGCACGCGGTCACGGGTGCGCTCGATCTCAACCTTCGAGATGCCGGCGCGCTCCATGCCGGACGTCATCATCCGACGGATGGCGACGTCTTCCTTGACGTAGTCCTTGTACAGCTTGTCGGCGTACCAGCGGGACTTGAAGTCCGTGGTGATGCCGAGCCGGAACCCATGCGGGTTAACCTTCTGGCCCATTACCGGGTTCCTTCCTTGCTGCTGACGACCACGGTGATGTGGCTGGTCCGCTTACGGATCCGGAATGCACGGCCCTGAGCACGCGGACGGAACCGCTTCAGGGTCGGGCCCTCATCGACGTACGCCTCGCTGATGACCAGCGAAGAGGCGTCAGTGTGGTCGTAGTTGTGTGCAGCGTTGGCAATGGCGCTGTCCAGCACCTTGCCAACCGGCACGCTCGCGGCCTGCGGGGCGAAACGCAGGACCGCCTGAGCCTCCGTGGCGTCCATGCCACGGATAAGGTCCACCACTCGGCGGGCCTTCATGGGCGTGACGCGGATGTACCGCGCCTGGGCCCTGGCTTCCATGGTTGTCCTTCCAGTGTCTGTCATGGTCATTCCACCCCGCTACTAGCGGCGCTTCGACTTCCGGTCGTCCTTCACGTGACCCCGGAAGGTGCGCGTCGGCGAGAACTCGCCGAGCTTGTGGCCGACCATCGACTCGGTGACAAACACCGGAATGTGGGTCTTGCCGTTGTGCACCGCGATCGTGTGGCCGAGCATGGCCGGGATGATCATCGAGCGACGGGACCAGGTCTTGATGACGTTCTTGGTACCGGCTTCGTTCTGGGCGTCCACCTTCTTGACGAGGTGGCCGTCGACGAAGGGTCCCTTCTTGAGACTGCGCGGCATCTAAACCCGCTCCTAGCGCTTCTTGTTCGTCTTGCGGCGGCGGACGATGTACTTGCTCGAAGCCTTCTTCGGCGAGCGAGTACGACCCTCCTTCTGACCCCACGGGGAGACCGGGTGGCGACCACCGGAGGTCTTGCCCTCACCACCACCGTGCGGGTGGTCGACCGGGTTCATCGCCACACCGCGAACGGTCGGGCGAACGCCCAGCCAGCGCTTACGGCCGGCCTTGCCCCAGTTGATGTTCGACTGCTCGGCGTTGCCGACCTCGCCGATGGTGGCGCGGCAGCGGGCGTCGACGAGACGGATCTCACCGGACGGCATACGAAGGTGGGCCATCGTGCCCTCCTTCGCCAGCAGCTGCACGGAGGCGCCAGCGGAGCGCGCGAACTTGGCGCCGCCACCG includes:
- the rpmC gene encoding 50S ribosomal protein L29, coding for MSAGTKASELRELGNEELLNKLREAKEELFNLRFQAATGQLENHGRLKSVRKDIARIYTLMRERELGIETVENA
- the rplP gene encoding 50S ribosomal protein L16, which gives rise to MLIPRRVKHRKQHHPKRSGMSKGGTQVAFGEYGIQALTPAYVTNRQIEAARIAMTRHIKRGGKVWINIYPDRPLTKKPAETRMGSGKGSPEWWIANVKPGRVMFELSYPNEKIAREALTRAAHKLPMKCKIVKREAGEL
- the rpsC gene encoding 30S ribosomal protein S3 codes for the protein MGQKVNPHGFRLGITTDFKSRWYADKLYKDYVKEDVAIRRMMTSGMERAGISKVEIERTRDRVRVDIHTARPGIVIGRRGAEADRIRGDLEKLTGKQVQLNILEVKNPEMDAQLVAQAVAEQLSSRVSFRRAMRKSMQGTMKAGAKGIKIQCGGRLGGAEMSRSEFYREGRVPLHTLRANVDYGFFEAKTTFGRIGVKVWIYKGDVKNIAEVRAENAAARAGNRPARGAGAGDRPAGRGGRGGERGGRGRKPQQSAPAAEAPKAEAAAAAPAESTGTEA
- the rplV gene encoding 50S ribosomal protein L22, with protein sequence MEARAQARYIRVTPMKARRVVDLIRGMDATEAQAVLRFAPQAASVPVGKVLDSAIANAAHNYDHTDASSLVISEAYVDEGPTLKRFRPRAQGRAFRIRKRTSHITVVVSSKEGTR
- the rpsS gene encoding 30S ribosomal protein S19, with product MPRSLKKGPFVDGHLVKKVDAQNEAGTKNVIKTWSRRSMIIPAMLGHTIAVHNGKTHIPVFVTESMVGHKLGEFSPTRTFRGHVKDDRKSKRR